Proteins from one Streptobacillus canis genomic window:
- a CDS encoding DeoR/GlpR family DNA-binding transcription regulator, whose translation MFVQERLDKIINLINENKKVKVNELSEYFNVSKDLIRKDLAKLENAGHLKRTYGGAIKVRHSAETITITSRISKNVENKKKLAIKALNEIKEGDLIFLDISSINYILAQEIIKNNMNITIITNMIDIMHLFSTNIDTKTKVIGIGGHCNKIIGGFVGLSSVEQIKKYNITKSFIGTIGINIDSGIVSTYEEDDGLTKKCIIEGSKFKYLITEKSKIEQDGEYIFASLTDFDSIIIDSDLNNKIKNKIKKFDINIK comes from the coding sequence ATGTTTGTTCAAGAACGTTTGGATAAAATTATTAACTTAATAAATGAAAACAAAAAAGTAAAAGTCAATGAATTAAGTGAATATTTTAATGTTTCAAAAGATCTTATTAGAAAAGATTTAGCTAAATTAGAAAATGCTGGACATTTAAAAAGAACTTATGGAGGAGCAATTAAAGTTAGACATTCAGCTGAAACAATAACAATTACATCTAGAATTTCAAAAAATGTTGAAAATAAGAAAAAATTAGCAATCAAAGCACTAAATGAAATTAAAGAAGGAGATTTAATATTTCTTGATATTTCTTCAATTAATTATATTTTAGCTCAAGAAATAATTAAAAATAATATGAATATAACTATTATTACTAATATGATAGATATTATGCATCTATTTTCTACAAATATTGATACAAAAACTAAAGTTATCGGAATTGGTGGACATTGCAATAAAATTATAGGTGGCTTTGTTGGATTATCTTCAGTTGAACAAATAAAAAAATATAATATTACAAAATCATTTATAGGAACCATTGGAATAAATATTGATTCAGGTATTGTTTCTACTTATGAAGAAGATGATGGTTTGACTAAAAAATGTATTATAGAGGGTAGTAAATTTAAATATTTAATTACTGAAAAATCTAAAATAGAACAAGATGGTGAATATATTTTTGCCTCTTTAACTGATTTTGATTCTATAATAATTGATTCTGATTTAAATAATAAGATAAAAAATAAAATA